In one Acanthochromis polyacanthus isolate Apoly-LR-REF ecotype Palm Island chromosome 20, KAUST_Apoly_ChrSc, whole genome shotgun sequence genomic region, the following are encoded:
- the LOC110954708 gene encoding poly(U)-binding-splicing factor PUF60 isoform X5 produces MAVTETAGGAALTMENGQSTGSKLGLPPLTPEQQEALQRAKKYAMEQSIKSVLVKQTIAHQQQQLTNLQVAAQRQRALAIMCRVYVGSIYYELGEDTIRQAFAPFGPIKSIDMSWDSVTMKHKGFAFVEYDVPEAAQLALEQMNSVMLGGRNIKVGRPSNIGQAQPIIDQLAEEARAFNRIYVASVHPDLSDDDIKSVFEAFGRIKSCTLARDPTTGRHRGFGFIEYEKPQSALDAVSSMNLFDLGGQYLRVGKAVTPPMPLLTPTTPGGLPPAAAVAAAAATAKITAQEAVAGASVLGALAAPQLLGQQMGIPQAVMAAQAPGVITGVTPVRPPIPVLPQVGLVNPVLASPPVLSSQAGGSSQQEKKEEKEEMLLDGTGQEMLSDQEHMSISGSSARHMVMQKLLRKSESTVMVLRNMVGPEDIDDDLEGEVTEECGKFGSVNRVIIYQEKQGEEEDADIIVKIFVEFSMASEMNKAIQALNDRWFGGRKVVAEVYDQDRFNSSDLSA; encoded by the exons ATGGCGGTTACGGAGACTGCG GGAGGTGCAGCTCTGACGATGGAGAATGGACAGAGCACAGGCTCCAAGCTTGGCCTGCCGCCTCTCACCCCAGAGCAGCAGGAGGCACTTCAGAGG GCAAAGAAGTATGCCATGGAACAAAGCATTAAGAGTGTGTTGGTGAAGCAGACCATTGCCCATCAGCAACAACAGCTCACCAACTTGCAG GTGGCAGCTCAGCGGCAACGTGCACTAGCGATCATGTGTCGGGTGTATGTGGGCTCCATATACTATGAGCTTGGTGAGGACACCATCAGACAGGCCTTTGCCCCGTTCGGCCCAATCAAGAGCATTGACATGTCTTGGGATTCGGTTACAATGAAGCACAAG GGGTTTGCCTTTGTGGAGTATGATGTGCCAGAGGCTGCACAGCTGGCTCTGGAGCAGATGAACTCGGTCATGTTGGGAGGCCGGAACATTAAG GTTGGGCGGCCAAGTAACATCGGTCAGGCGCAACCCATCATTGACCAACTGGCAGAGGAGGCGCGCGCCTTTAACCGGATCTACGTGGCGTCTGTCCACCCTGACCTGTCAGATGATGACATCAAGAGTGTGTTTGAGGCCTTTGGAAGGATCAAGTCTTGCACGTTAGCCAGAGACCCCACCACAGGGCGACACAGAGGCTTTGGCTTCATTG AGTATGAAAAGCCTCAGTCAGCCCTGGATGCTGTGTCTTCTATGAACCTCTTTGACCTGGGGGGTCAGTACCTGCGGGTGGGCAAAGCAGTGACTCCGCCCATGCCCTTACTGACCCCCACGACCCCAGGTGGTCTGCCgcctgctgcagctgtggctGCAGCGGCAGCCACCGCTAAGATAACGGCCCAG GAGGCTGTAGCCGGCGCATCAGTCTTGGGGGCGTTAGCTGCGCCCCAACTTCTCGGTCAGCAAATGGGAATACCTCAGGCTGTTATGGCTGCCCAGGCACCGGGGGTCATCACAG GTGTGACTCCGGTGCGTCCTCCCATACCAGTGCTTCCCCAGGTTGGTCTCGTGAACCCCGTGCTCGCATCGCCGCCAGTCCTGTCTAGTCAAGCTGGTGGCTCCAGCCAAcaagagaagaaggaggagaaggaggagatgcTTCTGGACGGCACGGGGCAGGAGATGCTGAGCGACCAGGAGCACATGAGCATCTCGGGCAGCAGCGCCAGACATatggtgatgcagaaattgcTCAGAAAATCAGAG TCCACGGTGATGGTTCTTCGAAATATGGTCGGACCAGAAGACATCGACGACGACCTAGAAGGCGAGGTGACGGAGGAGTGCGGGAAGTTTGGCTCCGTAAACAGAGTCATCATATACCAGGAAAagcagggagaggaggaggacgcaGATATCATTGTCAAAATCTTTGTAGAGTTTTCCATGGCCTCCGAGATGAACAAAGCGATCCAGGCCCTCAATGACCGCTGGTTCGGGGGTCGCAAAGTTGTCGCAGAAGTGTATGACCAAGATCGTTTCAACAGCAGTGACCTCTCTGCATGA
- the LOC110954708 gene encoding poly(U)-binding-splicing factor PUF60 isoform X4, which translates to MAVTETAGGAALTMENGQSTGSKLGLPPLTPEQQEALQRAKKYAMEQSIKSVLVKQTIAHQQQQLTNLQVAAQRQRALAIMCRVYVGSIYYELGEDTIRQAFAPFGPIKSIDMSWDSVTMKHKGFAFVEYDVPEAAQLALEQMNSVMLGGRNIKVGRPSNIGQAQPIIDQLAEEARAFNRIYVASVHPDLSDDDIKSVFEAFGRIKSCTLARDPTTGRHRGFGFIEYEKPQSALDAVSSMNLFDLGGQYLRVGKAVTPPMPLLTPTTPGGLPPAAAVAAAAATAKITAQASMNPFQRDLMAFQEAVAGASVLGALAAPQLLGQQMGIPQAVMAAQAPGVITGVTPVRPPIPVLPQVGLVNPVLASPPVLSSQAGGSSQQEKKEEKEEMLLDGTGQEMLSDQEHMSISGSSARHMVMQKLLRKSESTVMVLRNMVGPEDIDDDLEGEVTEECGKFGSVNRVIIYQEKQGEEEDADIIVKIFVEFSMASEMNKAIQALNDRWFGGRKVVAEVYDQDRFNSSDLSA; encoded by the exons ATGGCGGTTACGGAGACTGCG GGAGGTGCAGCTCTGACGATGGAGAATGGACAGAGCACAGGCTCCAAGCTTGGCCTGCCGCCTCTCACCCCAGAGCAGCAGGAGGCACTTCAGAGG GCAAAGAAGTATGCCATGGAACAAAGCATTAAGAGTGTGTTGGTGAAGCAGACCATTGCCCATCAGCAACAACAGCTCACCAACTTGCAG GTGGCAGCTCAGCGGCAACGTGCACTAGCGATCATGTGTCGGGTGTATGTGGGCTCCATATACTATGAGCTTGGTGAGGACACCATCAGACAGGCCTTTGCCCCGTTCGGCCCAATCAAGAGCATTGACATGTCTTGGGATTCGGTTACAATGAAGCACAAG GGGTTTGCCTTTGTGGAGTATGATGTGCCAGAGGCTGCACAGCTGGCTCTGGAGCAGATGAACTCGGTCATGTTGGGAGGCCGGAACATTAAG GTTGGGCGGCCAAGTAACATCGGTCAGGCGCAACCCATCATTGACCAACTGGCAGAGGAGGCGCGCGCCTTTAACCGGATCTACGTGGCGTCTGTCCACCCTGACCTGTCAGATGATGACATCAAGAGTGTGTTTGAGGCCTTTGGAAGGATCAAGTCTTGCACGTTAGCCAGAGACCCCACCACAGGGCGACACAGAGGCTTTGGCTTCATTG AGTATGAAAAGCCTCAGTCAGCCCTGGATGCTGTGTCTTCTATGAACCTCTTTGACCTGGGGGGTCAGTACCTGCGGGTGGGCAAAGCAGTGACTCCGCCCATGCCCTTACTGACCCCCACGACCCCAGGTGGTCTGCCgcctgctgcagctgtggctGCAGCGGCAGCCACCGCTAAGATAACGGCCCAGGCAAGTATGAATCCCTTCCAAAGGGATTTAATGGCCTTCCAG GAGGCTGTAGCCGGCGCATCAGTCTTGGGGGCGTTAGCTGCGCCCCAACTTCTCGGTCAGCAAATGGGAATACCTCAGGCTGTTATGGCTGCCCAGGCACCGGGGGTCATCACAG GTGTGACTCCGGTGCGTCCTCCCATACCAGTGCTTCCCCAGGTTGGTCTCGTGAACCCCGTGCTCGCATCGCCGCCAGTCCTGTCTAGTCAAGCTGGTGGCTCCAGCCAAcaagagaagaaggaggagaaggaggagatgcTTCTGGACGGCACGGGGCAGGAGATGCTGAGCGACCAGGAGCACATGAGCATCTCGGGCAGCAGCGCCAGACATatggtgatgcagaaattgcTCAGAAAATCAGAG TCCACGGTGATGGTTCTTCGAAATATGGTCGGACCAGAAGACATCGACGACGACCTAGAAGGCGAGGTGACGGAGGAGTGCGGGAAGTTTGGCTCCGTAAACAGAGTCATCATATACCAGGAAAagcagggagaggaggaggacgcaGATATCATTGTCAAAATCTTTGTAGAGTTTTCCATGGCCTCCGAGATGAACAAAGCGATCCAGGCCCTCAATGACCGCTGGTTCGGGGGTCGCAAAGTTGTCGCAGAAGTGTATGACCAAGATCGTTTCAACAGCAGTGACCTCTCTGCATGA
- the LOC110954708 gene encoding poly(U)-binding-splicing factor PUF60 isoform X2, with protein sequence MENGQSTGSKLGLPPLTPEQQEALQRAKKYAMEQSIKSVLVKQTIAHQQQQLTNLQMAAVTMGFGDPLSPLQSVAAQRQRALAIMCRVYVGSIYYELGEDTIRQAFAPFGPIKSIDMSWDSVTMKHKGFAFVEYDVPEAAQLALEQMNSVMLGGRNIKVGRPSNIGQAQPIIDQLAEEARAFNRIYVASVHPDLSDDDIKSVFEAFGRIKSCTLARDPTTGRHRGFGFIEYEKPQSALDAVSSMNLFDLGGQYLRVGKAVTPPMPLLTPTTPGGLPPAAAVAAAAATAKITAQASMNPFQRDLMAFQEAVAGASVLGALAAPQLLGQQMGIPQAVMAAQAPGVITGVTPVRPPIPVLPQVGLVNPVLASPPVLSSQAGGSSQQEKKEEKEEMLLDGTGQEMLSDQEHMSISGSSARHMVMQKLLRKSESTVMVLRNMVGPEDIDDDLEGEVTEECGKFGSVNRVIIYQEKQGEEEDADIIVKIFVEFSMASEMNKAIQALNDRWFGGRKVVAEVYDQDRFNSSDLSA encoded by the exons ATGGAGAATGGACAGAGCACAGGCTCCAAGCTTGGCCTGCCGCCTCTCACCCCAGAGCAGCAGGAGGCACTTCAGAGG GCAAAGAAGTATGCCATGGAACAAAGCATTAAGAGTGTGTTGGTGAAGCAGACCATTGCCCATCAGCAACAACAGCTCACCAACTTGCAG ATGGCAGCAGTGACAATGGGCTTTGGAGATCCTCTCTCACCTTTACAATCG GTGGCAGCTCAGCGGCAACGTGCACTAGCGATCATGTGTCGGGTGTATGTGGGCTCCATATACTATGAGCTTGGTGAGGACACCATCAGACAGGCCTTTGCCCCGTTCGGCCCAATCAAGAGCATTGACATGTCTTGGGATTCGGTTACAATGAAGCACAAG GGGTTTGCCTTTGTGGAGTATGATGTGCCAGAGGCTGCACAGCTGGCTCTGGAGCAGATGAACTCGGTCATGTTGGGAGGCCGGAACATTAAG GTTGGGCGGCCAAGTAACATCGGTCAGGCGCAACCCATCATTGACCAACTGGCAGAGGAGGCGCGCGCCTTTAACCGGATCTACGTGGCGTCTGTCCACCCTGACCTGTCAGATGATGACATCAAGAGTGTGTTTGAGGCCTTTGGAAGGATCAAGTCTTGCACGTTAGCCAGAGACCCCACCACAGGGCGACACAGAGGCTTTGGCTTCATTG AGTATGAAAAGCCTCAGTCAGCCCTGGATGCTGTGTCTTCTATGAACCTCTTTGACCTGGGGGGTCAGTACCTGCGGGTGGGCAAAGCAGTGACTCCGCCCATGCCCTTACTGACCCCCACGACCCCAGGTGGTCTGCCgcctgctgcagctgtggctGCAGCGGCAGCCACCGCTAAGATAACGGCCCAGGCAAGTATGAATCCCTTCCAAAGGGATTTAATGGCCTTCCAG GAGGCTGTAGCCGGCGCATCAGTCTTGGGGGCGTTAGCTGCGCCCCAACTTCTCGGTCAGCAAATGGGAATACCTCAGGCTGTTATGGCTGCCCAGGCACCGGGGGTCATCACAG GTGTGACTCCGGTGCGTCCTCCCATACCAGTGCTTCCCCAGGTTGGTCTCGTGAACCCCGTGCTCGCATCGCCGCCAGTCCTGTCTAGTCAAGCTGGTGGCTCCAGCCAAcaagagaagaaggaggagaaggaggagatgcTTCTGGACGGCACGGGGCAGGAGATGCTGAGCGACCAGGAGCACATGAGCATCTCGGGCAGCAGCGCCAGACATatggtgatgcagaaattgcTCAGAAAATCAGAG TCCACGGTGATGGTTCTTCGAAATATGGTCGGACCAGAAGACATCGACGACGACCTAGAAGGCGAGGTGACGGAGGAGTGCGGGAAGTTTGGCTCCGTAAACAGAGTCATCATATACCAGGAAAagcagggagaggaggaggacgcaGATATCATTGTCAAAATCTTTGTAGAGTTTTCCATGGCCTCCGAGATGAACAAAGCGATCCAGGCCCTCAATGACCGCTGGTTCGGGGGTCGCAAAGTTGTCGCAGAAGTGTATGACCAAGATCGTTTCAACAGCAGTGACCTCTCTGCATGA
- the LOC110954708 gene encoding poly(U)-binding-splicing factor PUF60 isoform X3 encodes MAVTETAGGAALTMENGQSTGSKLGLPPLTPEQQEALQRAKKYAMEQSIKSVLVKQTIAHQQQQLTNLQMAAVTMGFGDPLSPLQSVAAQRQRALAIMCRVYVGSIYYELGEDTIRQAFAPFGPIKSIDMSWDSVTMKHKGFAFVEYDVPEAAQLALEQMNSVMLGGRNIKVGRPSNIGQAQPIIDQLAEEARAFNRIYVASVHPDLSDDDIKSVFEAFGRIKSCTLARDPTTGRHRGFGFIEYEKPQSALDAVSSMNLFDLGGQYLRVGKAVTPPMPLLTPTTPGGLPPAAAVAAAAATAKITAQEAVAGASVLGALAAPQLLGQQMGIPQAVMAAQAPGVITGVTPVRPPIPVLPQVGLVNPVLASPPVLSSQAGGSSQQEKKEEKEEMLLDGTGQEMLSDQEHMSISGSSARHMVMQKLLRKSESTVMVLRNMVGPEDIDDDLEGEVTEECGKFGSVNRVIIYQEKQGEEEDADIIVKIFVEFSMASEMNKAIQALNDRWFGGRKVVAEVYDQDRFNSSDLSA; translated from the exons ATGGCGGTTACGGAGACTGCG GGAGGTGCAGCTCTGACGATGGAGAATGGACAGAGCACAGGCTCCAAGCTTGGCCTGCCGCCTCTCACCCCAGAGCAGCAGGAGGCACTTCAGAGG GCAAAGAAGTATGCCATGGAACAAAGCATTAAGAGTGTGTTGGTGAAGCAGACCATTGCCCATCAGCAACAACAGCTCACCAACTTGCAG ATGGCAGCAGTGACAATGGGCTTTGGAGATCCTCTCTCACCTTTACAATCG GTGGCAGCTCAGCGGCAACGTGCACTAGCGATCATGTGTCGGGTGTATGTGGGCTCCATATACTATGAGCTTGGTGAGGACACCATCAGACAGGCCTTTGCCCCGTTCGGCCCAATCAAGAGCATTGACATGTCTTGGGATTCGGTTACAATGAAGCACAAG GGGTTTGCCTTTGTGGAGTATGATGTGCCAGAGGCTGCACAGCTGGCTCTGGAGCAGATGAACTCGGTCATGTTGGGAGGCCGGAACATTAAG GTTGGGCGGCCAAGTAACATCGGTCAGGCGCAACCCATCATTGACCAACTGGCAGAGGAGGCGCGCGCCTTTAACCGGATCTACGTGGCGTCTGTCCACCCTGACCTGTCAGATGATGACATCAAGAGTGTGTTTGAGGCCTTTGGAAGGATCAAGTCTTGCACGTTAGCCAGAGACCCCACCACAGGGCGACACAGAGGCTTTGGCTTCATTG AGTATGAAAAGCCTCAGTCAGCCCTGGATGCTGTGTCTTCTATGAACCTCTTTGACCTGGGGGGTCAGTACCTGCGGGTGGGCAAAGCAGTGACTCCGCCCATGCCCTTACTGACCCCCACGACCCCAGGTGGTCTGCCgcctgctgcagctgtggctGCAGCGGCAGCCACCGCTAAGATAACGGCCCAG GAGGCTGTAGCCGGCGCATCAGTCTTGGGGGCGTTAGCTGCGCCCCAACTTCTCGGTCAGCAAATGGGAATACCTCAGGCTGTTATGGCTGCCCAGGCACCGGGGGTCATCACAG GTGTGACTCCGGTGCGTCCTCCCATACCAGTGCTTCCCCAGGTTGGTCTCGTGAACCCCGTGCTCGCATCGCCGCCAGTCCTGTCTAGTCAAGCTGGTGGCTCCAGCCAAcaagagaagaaggaggagaaggaggagatgcTTCTGGACGGCACGGGGCAGGAGATGCTGAGCGACCAGGAGCACATGAGCATCTCGGGCAGCAGCGCCAGACATatggtgatgcagaaattgcTCAGAAAATCAGAG TCCACGGTGATGGTTCTTCGAAATATGGTCGGACCAGAAGACATCGACGACGACCTAGAAGGCGAGGTGACGGAGGAGTGCGGGAAGTTTGGCTCCGTAAACAGAGTCATCATATACCAGGAAAagcagggagaggaggaggacgcaGATATCATTGTCAAAATCTTTGTAGAGTTTTCCATGGCCTCCGAGATGAACAAAGCGATCCAGGCCCTCAATGACCGCTGGTTCGGGGGTCGCAAAGTTGTCGCAGAAGTGTATGACCAAGATCGTTTCAACAGCAGTGACCTCTCTGCATGA
- the LOC110954708 gene encoding poly(U)-binding-splicing factor PUF60 isoform X1 has translation MAVTETAGGAALTMENGQSTGSKLGLPPLTPEQQEALQRAKKYAMEQSIKSVLVKQTIAHQQQQLTNLQMAAVTMGFGDPLSPLQSVAAQRQRALAIMCRVYVGSIYYELGEDTIRQAFAPFGPIKSIDMSWDSVTMKHKGFAFVEYDVPEAAQLALEQMNSVMLGGRNIKVGRPSNIGQAQPIIDQLAEEARAFNRIYVASVHPDLSDDDIKSVFEAFGRIKSCTLARDPTTGRHRGFGFIEYEKPQSALDAVSSMNLFDLGGQYLRVGKAVTPPMPLLTPTTPGGLPPAAAVAAAAATAKITAQASMNPFQRDLMAFQEAVAGASVLGALAAPQLLGQQMGIPQAVMAAQAPGVITGVTPVRPPIPVLPQVGLVNPVLASPPVLSSQAGGSSQQEKKEEKEEMLLDGTGQEMLSDQEHMSISGSSARHMVMQKLLRKSESTVMVLRNMVGPEDIDDDLEGEVTEECGKFGSVNRVIIYQEKQGEEEDADIIVKIFVEFSMASEMNKAIQALNDRWFGGRKVVAEVYDQDRFNSSDLSA, from the exons ATGGCGGTTACGGAGACTGCG GGAGGTGCAGCTCTGACGATGGAGAATGGACAGAGCACAGGCTCCAAGCTTGGCCTGCCGCCTCTCACCCCAGAGCAGCAGGAGGCACTTCAGAGG GCAAAGAAGTATGCCATGGAACAAAGCATTAAGAGTGTGTTGGTGAAGCAGACCATTGCCCATCAGCAACAACAGCTCACCAACTTGCAG ATGGCAGCAGTGACAATGGGCTTTGGAGATCCTCTCTCACCTTTACAATCG GTGGCAGCTCAGCGGCAACGTGCACTAGCGATCATGTGTCGGGTGTATGTGGGCTCCATATACTATGAGCTTGGTGAGGACACCATCAGACAGGCCTTTGCCCCGTTCGGCCCAATCAAGAGCATTGACATGTCTTGGGATTCGGTTACAATGAAGCACAAG GGGTTTGCCTTTGTGGAGTATGATGTGCCAGAGGCTGCACAGCTGGCTCTGGAGCAGATGAACTCGGTCATGTTGGGAGGCCGGAACATTAAG GTTGGGCGGCCAAGTAACATCGGTCAGGCGCAACCCATCATTGACCAACTGGCAGAGGAGGCGCGCGCCTTTAACCGGATCTACGTGGCGTCTGTCCACCCTGACCTGTCAGATGATGACATCAAGAGTGTGTTTGAGGCCTTTGGAAGGATCAAGTCTTGCACGTTAGCCAGAGACCCCACCACAGGGCGACACAGAGGCTTTGGCTTCATTG AGTATGAAAAGCCTCAGTCAGCCCTGGATGCTGTGTCTTCTATGAACCTCTTTGACCTGGGGGGTCAGTACCTGCGGGTGGGCAAAGCAGTGACTCCGCCCATGCCCTTACTGACCCCCACGACCCCAGGTGGTCTGCCgcctgctgcagctgtggctGCAGCGGCAGCCACCGCTAAGATAACGGCCCAGGCAAGTATGAATCCCTTCCAAAGGGATTTAATGGCCTTCCAG GAGGCTGTAGCCGGCGCATCAGTCTTGGGGGCGTTAGCTGCGCCCCAACTTCTCGGTCAGCAAATGGGAATACCTCAGGCTGTTATGGCTGCCCAGGCACCGGGGGTCATCACAG GTGTGACTCCGGTGCGTCCTCCCATACCAGTGCTTCCCCAGGTTGGTCTCGTGAACCCCGTGCTCGCATCGCCGCCAGTCCTGTCTAGTCAAGCTGGTGGCTCCAGCCAAcaagagaagaaggaggagaaggaggagatgcTTCTGGACGGCACGGGGCAGGAGATGCTGAGCGACCAGGAGCACATGAGCATCTCGGGCAGCAGCGCCAGACATatggtgatgcagaaattgcTCAGAAAATCAGAG TCCACGGTGATGGTTCTTCGAAATATGGTCGGACCAGAAGACATCGACGACGACCTAGAAGGCGAGGTGACGGAGGAGTGCGGGAAGTTTGGCTCCGTAAACAGAGTCATCATATACCAGGAAAagcagggagaggaggaggacgcaGATATCATTGTCAAAATCTTTGTAGAGTTTTCCATGGCCTCCGAGATGAACAAAGCGATCCAGGCCCTCAATGACCGCTGGTTCGGGGGTCGCAAAGTTGTCGCAGAAGTGTATGACCAAGATCGTTTCAACAGCAGTGACCTCTCTGCATGA